A genomic segment from Bacillus rossius redtenbacheri isolate Brsri chromosome 5, Brsri_v3, whole genome shotgun sequence encodes:
- the LOC134532015 gene encoding tubulin alpha-1 chain codes for MRECISIHVGQAGVQIGNACWELYCLEHGIQPDGQMPSDKTIGGGDDSFNTFFSETGAGKHVPRAVFVDLEPTVVDEVRTGTYRQLFHPEQLITGKEDAANNYARGHYTIGKEIVDLVLDRIRKLADQCTGLQGFLIFHSFGGGTGSGFTSLLMERLSVDYGKKSKLEFAIYPAPQVSTAVVEPYNSILTTHTTLEHSDCAFMVDNEAIYDICRRNLDIERPTYTNLNRLIGQIVSSITASLRFDGALNVDLTEFQTNLVPYPRIHFPLVTYAPVISAEKAYHEQLSVAEITNACFEPANQMVKCDPRHGKYMACCMLYRGDVVPKDVNAAIATIKTKRTIQFVDWCPTGFKVGINYQPPTVVPGGDLAKVQRAVCMLSNTTAIAEAWARLDHKFDLMYAKRAFVHWYVGEGMEEGEFSEAREDLAALEKDYEEVGMDSVEGEGEGAEEY; via the exons ATG CGTGAGTGCATCTCCATCCACGTTGGACAAGCGGGAGTGCAGATTGGCAATGCATGCTGGGAGCTGTACTGTCTGGAGCATGGCATCCAGCCCGACGGCCAGATGCCGTCTGACAAGACCATCGGTGGGGGTGACGACAGCTTCAACACCTTCTTCAGCGAGACGGGAGCGGGGAAGCACGTGCCTAGGGCTGTGTTTGTCGACCTGGAGCCGACTGTTGTTG ATGAGGTTCGCACAGGCACGTACAGGCAGCTTTTCCACCCAGAGCAGCTGATCACTGGCAAGGAAGATGCCGCGAACAACTATGCCAGGGGTCACTACACGATCGGCAAGGAGATAGTGGACTTGGTGTTGGACCGTATCCGCAAGCTGGCCGACCAATGTACCGGTCTGCAAGGCTTCCTCATTTTCCACTCGTTTGGGGGCGGCACTGGCTCGGGGTTCACGTCCCTGCTGATGGAGAGGCTCTCCGTGGACTACGGAAAGAAGAGCAAGCTGGAGTTTGCCATCTACCCCGCGCCCCAGGTGTCCACCGCAGTGGTGGAGCCCTACAACTCCATTCTCACCACCCACACCACTCTGGAGCACTCAGACTGCGCTTTCATGGTCGATAACGAGGCCATATACGACATCTGTCGCCGTAACCTGGACATTGAGCGCCCCACCTACACCAACCTGAACCGTCTCATCGGCCAGATCGTCTCTTCCATAACGGCCTCTCTGAGGTTCGACGGTGCCCTGAACGTAGATCTGACTGAGTTCCAGACCAACCTGGTGCCCTACCCACGCATTCACTTCCCGCTGGTGACGTACGCGCCGGTTATCTCCGCAGAGAAGGCGTACCACGAGCAGCTGTCCGTGGCGGAGATCACGAACGCCTGCTTCGAGCCGGCCAACCAGATGGTGAAGTGCGACCCGCGCCACGGCAAGTACATGGCCTGCTGCATGCTGTACCGCGGCGACGTGGTGCCGAAGGACGTGAACGCGGCCATCGCGACCATCAAGACGAAGCGCACGATCCAGTTCGTGGACTGGTGCCCGACCGGCTTCAAGGTGGGCATCAACTACCAGCCCCCGACGGTGGTCCCGGGAGGGGACCTGGCCAAGGTGCAGCGAGCCGTGTGCATGCTGTCCAACACGACGGCCATCGCGGAGGCGTGGGCCCGCCTGGACCACAAGTTCGACCTGATGTACGCCAAGAGGGCCTTCGTGCACTGGTACGTGGGCGAGGGCATGGAGGAGGGGGAGTTCAGCGAGGCGCGCGAGGACCTGGCGGCCCTGGAGAAGGACTACGAGGAGGTCGGCATGGACTCCGTCGAGGGAGAAGGCGAGGGTGCCGAGGAGTACTAG